A stretch of Vibrio maritimus DNA encodes these proteins:
- the folE gene encoding GTP cyclohydrolase I FolE, with translation MPSIEANRVREALIAKGLETPMTSSEMSSDQKYNRIKGLLTEVVSTLGLDLTDDSLAETPHRIAKMYVHEIFSGLDYDNFPKISVIDNKMSVDEMVNVSDIDLTSTCEHHFITIDGLAQVAYIPKSKILGLSKINRIVRFFAQRPQVQERLTQQILVAIQTLVETENVAVTIKATHYCVKSRGVMDANSETTTTALGGTFKTNPQTRAEFLR, from the coding sequence ATGCCTAGTATCGAAGCAAATAGAGTGAGAGAAGCTCTCATCGCCAAAGGACTTGAAACTCCAATGACGTCGAGTGAAATGAGCAGTGATCAGAAATACAACAGGATCAAAGGGCTCCTAACTGAAGTCGTCAGTACCCTCGGACTTGACCTAACCGACGACAGTCTTGCAGAAACGCCGCATCGCATTGCAAAGATGTACGTGCACGAGATTTTCTCGGGTCTGGACTACGACAACTTTCCAAAAATTAGTGTCATAGACAACAAGATGTCAGTAGATGAGATGGTTAATGTGTCGGATATTGATCTAACGTCAACATGCGAACATCATTTCATTACCATTGACGGACTAGCGCAGGTCGCTTACATCCCCAAATCAAAAATACTGGGGTTGTCTAAAATAAACCGAATCGTTCGATTCTTTGCACAGCGCCCTCAAGTCCAAGAGCGACTCACTCAGCAAATCCTAGTCGCCATACAGACGCTAGTAGAAACAGAGAATGTCGCTGTCACTATCAAAGCGACGCACTACTGCGTCAAATCCAGAGGCGTCATGGATGCCAACTCTGAAACGACAACAACCGCTCTCGGTGGCACCTTCAAAACCAACCCCCAAACCAGAGCGGAGTTCTTGCGATGA
- the folX gene encoding dihydroneopterin triphosphate 2'-epimerase, with product MNNNAIITITNLRLRTFIGFNEDERTKQQDVVINAEIHYPANKLCLADDVDNALNYKNICKKIIQHVESGKFLLLEKLTSDVLGICIDHSWVRYAKVTIDKPHALRFADSVSLTLSYEADNDTVRGEF from the coding sequence ATGAATAACAACGCAATCATTACCATCACGAACCTCAGACTACGAACCTTCATCGGTTTTAATGAGGATGAGAGAACGAAGCAGCAAGACGTCGTTATAAACGCAGAAATCCATTATCCTGCTAACAAACTATGCCTTGCTGATGACGTGGATAACGCGCTCAACTACAAAAACATATGCAAGAAAATCATTCAGCATGTGGAATCCGGGAAATTTTTACTACTAGAAAAACTCACCAGCGACGTGCTCGGGATCTGTATTGACCACTCGTGGGTGCGATACGCGAAAGTTACGATAGACAAACCTCATGCGTTGCGTTTTGCAGATTCCGTCTCGCTTACCTTGAGTTATGAAGCAGATAACGACACCGTCCGAGGAGAGTTCTAA
- the folK gene encoding 2-amino-4-hydroxy-6-hydroxymethyldihydropteridine diphosphokinase — MATVYVSIGSNINREYHITQSLKALNSRFANLLISKFYDCEPVGFEGDNFLNLVVRFECDVAIAELARVLQQIERENGRQRVTKEYASRTLDIDILLYDEQVGIIDGVELPRGEITEYAFVLRPLVDVAAEELHPALSISFQQIWDNFDQLSQKTQAIPFELSLS, encoded by the coding sequence ATGGCGACTGTTTATGTCAGTATCGGAAGTAATATCAACCGCGAATATCACATTACGCAATCCCTCAAGGCATTGAATAGCCGCTTTGCAAACCTACTCATATCTAAATTCTACGATTGCGAGCCTGTTGGGTTCGAAGGGGATAATTTCTTGAATCTAGTCGTTCGGTTCGAATGCGATGTTGCTATCGCAGAATTAGCGAGGGTCTTGCAACAGATTGAACGAGAGAATGGACGCCAGCGTGTAACTAAAGAATACGCTTCACGTACATTGGACATCGATATTCTTCTCTACGATGAGCAAGTAGGCATAATCGACGGAGTTGAATTGCCAAGAGGTGAAATTACCGAGTACGCGTTTGTATTGCGACCTCTGGTTGATGTTGCGGCGGAGGAACTTCATCCTGCTCTTTCCATCTCATTTCAGCAGATCTGGGATAACTTCGATCAGTTGAGCCAGAAAACACAAGCTATACCTTTTGAGCTCAGTCTCTCCTAA